Genomic DNA from Prunus persica cultivar Lovell chromosome G1, Prunus_persica_NCBIv2, whole genome shotgun sequence:
GACGTCATAGGATTCTGATTGTGTAAGGTAACTATTTCTTCTAATTCTACTTAATTCATCTTTTGGATATAGGAAAACTAAGAGACCCCTTTCCAAGCCCGTGGATCAAAACTTGTAGCCATCTCAATTCAGGGAACATCAAGCAGTAATGCTTTGGAAGATGGAGTTGACGAAGGCTCTGCCTTCAAGCATGTTAGTCCAAATGGCACGACAAAAGCTAAAGTCAGACGCACTGGCACTGGCAATCCATTAGATGCTGGATCTGTGAAAAATTTGGAGGATTTGCAACATGAGCAAATGAACAATGACTTGGTGGATTCAGGGGATGAAATGGCTCATGGTGCATTGGTGACTTGGCTTAGTAGAAAATCCTATTCAATCTGCGATCTTCGATTTTGaggtatttgatttttttttaatttgaattcatatttgattttattgtagTTTGATTTGGGTGATTTCATGTTCGATTAATTAAGTTGCTGGTTAAGTTATCATAATTTTTGTAGTTTTGGAGTTTAAATTTGAAACGTAGATCTCATTCTTCTtgattttatatgtttatttttgttattgtcGATTTGGAGATAAGCTATTGGATTTTCTGATTTCGTTCTAATTTGTATTTAGATATTCGTTTGAGTTttaaattgtgattttaatttctttatgtttataatttggattgatttcagattttgtttggttgtggATTTGCTTTTGTGTTTGGTTTGAGTTGTGGTTACAAATTTGTGATATTTGATTCGGTTATCATATTAATTGaggtattttttttcaattgaatCTGAGTATATTCGtgttttttctgtttatgcACTATTGATTTTTGAGTCGACTATAATTTGTTGTTAGGTAGCAATGTTATTACCTTATATTGGAACTTTACATACATgaattagaaataggatttcataGAAAacaagcagtgttattactttatactggaactttaccgtggtagacatgcattagaaataggattttatatgaaactagcagtgttattaccctatactggaactttacaaggggtagacatgcattagaaatagaatTTCAGATGAatctagcagtgttattaccctatactggaactttaTAAGGAGTAGACATGCATTATAAATAGGATTTCAGAAGAATCTagtagtgttattaccctatactggaactttacaATGGTAGATATGCAttagaaattgaatttcataggaaacaagcagtgttattaccccaTATTGGAACTTTATagtggtagacatgcattCAAAATAGGATTTCATTGGAAACAagtagtgttattaccctatactggaactttacggtggtagacatgcattcgaaattggatttcaaagGAAACGATCAGTGTTATTACCCCATACTGGAACTTTAcagccattaatcaacatgaaaGTAAACTAGCAATGTTAAcaatgggtatatgactaaatatttctttcttttttgagttgCTGAAAGCCGACCATTTTATAGTCCTATGCACTCAGTTCAATAATGAAAATCCAATATAGTTTCAAGATTTTGTCCTAGATTCGAATCTAAAATactgttattaccctagattGAAACTTTACAGTGGTAGATATGCAttaaaaataggatttcatAGGAAACTAAGAGTGTTATTACCTTAGACTGGAACTTTATAGTGGtcgacatgcattagaaataggattccATAGGAAacaagcagtgttattaccttatactggaactttacaacaattaatcaacatgacagtaaaGTGTTAAGAATCTGTatttgactaaatatctctttcttttttgagttgCTGAAAACTGACTATTTTATAGTCATATGCAGTTAGTCCAATAGTGAAAATCCAATATAGTTTCAAGATTTTGTCTTGGATTCGAATCTAAAATACTGTTATTACCATAGACTGGAACTTTATAGCAATTAGTCAACATTATACTAAAGGTTTGGTTTTTAAATGTCTTACCTCTGAAGCCTTTTCTTGTTGAAATTGTTCTCTGaaattttgtctttgttttgtaggtgGAGGTTAGTGtgtggtgttggtttttgAAAGTAGATCAAGTTTGGTGGTAGTTATGGAGTTTCAGTTTGCATAAATGATGAAGACGGTGAAATGAAGAGACGTTTTGCAGAGATGGTTTAATGAAGATGCATGCTTGAAGTTACGGTTTTCGAGACAGTTTTATGTTGTAATAAAATGTTTGGACTttttgtaaccaaaaaaaaaaaaaaaaaaaagtttgggtgtttttataaaattgggctgggcttgttttaggtgttttttgagtttttttttttttttttttttttttttctgttgggcATCAGTGGCAGTcctgtaatttataggaacttcaacaccaattttttatatagtaaatggattttgggtgtgtttctaaagcgCATTCCatgtagggtttttttataattttagctcccattttgggtatattagtgaagctcccaaaaaaaaaagcaatcccaaacGGGGCCTAAGTATTGGATACTACAAATTGGTACCATAAAAGCTCAACCCTTGTTTAAGGCTACTTCTATATTTGCTTCTAGTGAAGTTGTATCAAAATTTCTGCATATTAATGCTTGGTGAAGAATCACTAAAAATGTTTCCCAAAAATGCAAGGCCGTGGAAAGTGTTTATGTAAAATTGGTTTTACttggttgtgtttttgttaaaAAGCACTTAAAGTTTACATTAAGAATAAAAGCTGTTTATGGACAGCTCCGCGTAGAGCTCTTTACCTAGAGCCCTTTTGGGACTCTGCCTAAAGGAGTTTCCCTATTTCCGTTACGCTGTTTCAACAACAGTATGTCTTCCTTTCTGACATGAAAGACTAGTCTTTAAGACGGCAAGCCACAAAATGGAGTCTCCGCAAGTTCAGCACCAGGGAATCAATTTAATCAAATAAAACGTCCACTGGACATGACAAAGCAAATAAGCACCTTGGGcattaatttcattaatacaaaaaatcaaaatttatacgtGCCAACAGCTGAAATTTCCGCAGCTTAGGCATTGTGAAAATTCCAAAACTGGGTCCATCTCCCAAACAATGATTGTAAAACATTTTTATCGATACACCAAATCCGTAGTTGTCCAATATAATTTGGCTAGCAAATGATACTCGTTGACTTCATGGGAAAGAATGTAACAAGCTCAAAGGTATTCCAATTTGCATGGAAAGATATCAAGGCTTGAGCGCGAGAGCAAGACCTATCTTTGGGGATGCATTAAGTGCCTTTGAGTCATACTCAGCTGAGACAGTTACTAATGACTTTGGTCTCCATTCACGTTGCCATAGCACACCAGCTTTCCCATTATCAGAGAATCGTGTTTTTACCACAGTTAATGGATCAATTACATGAGAGCTGCCAAGGGTAAAGCTGTTCTCGAAGGTGGAAAATCTATGGGTCAGTTCGGCAGCAACTGCAGTTCCATTGCAGGAGTCAACAGCATGAATGTAAGATGCCTTCAATGTCTGTCCTTTGTCCGTCCTGCATCAACAAACATGAGTTCCAATTACAATGCCAAAGCATTAAGCAATTAACACAGTAACATAAACCCACTGGAACACTACATATGTATTGGAGGCACTGCCAAGAAGTTAGTCCCAACACAGATATCCATGTAGGGGAAAGCATTGATAATTGCCTGAAACTTTGATTAAGAGAACTAAGCAATAAAATCTTCTCAATTACTTTGGGATTGTAGAACATAAAATTTAAGCATCCTAATCCATGCATCCTTTCAAGTCCAACCATGAAAAAAGTAGGATTCAGCGAAtgcagtaaaaaaaataaaaatccctgCAATCTTGTTGACATAATTACCACCTCCTAGCCATGGACTTCTGATTGAATATCATTTCCCTTAAATTAGACTATAAACATCACCTTCACCACCAACTAAGAGGTTGGTGGTCTCCCTTGTTTTAAGTGGAGGTCAGGTTCAACCAATTATAAGTGGAAGTTTGTGAGGAAAGGGATTTTCAATCATTTGGCCAACAGTAAGTGCAAAGTCGCAACCTATGCCAAAACTTTAAACAAGAGTAGAGAATGAGGGGTCCAACTTCGGAAAAATAATTTGCCAGGCCCATATCAGACACATCAAAAACCCATGTTCATGATGTGAATTTACTAATATTACAGATTCGAGAAATAAACACATGAagctacaaaaaaaatttaatatgagGGGTGGGACAGGACTTCCAGGGGCGTCATAGAAACATAAATTATTAGAACAGCAAGAAAGACAAGCATAATTACTTTTCCAAACAAGGAATATGATATGAGGTTTCATAGACTTACAGCAAAAGCGCTGCAGAGAAATCTGGCTTGTTAAAGCTGATCCCAGCATTGTATTTGGTCAACAAAGAGGATGCTGTGTCAAATCCAATTTCACCACCCAAACTAAGATCCTTACTTCCAATTGTTGCCGACAGTTCTAAAAGAGGGGTTGGGTTCAGGCCTATACTGGAATCAAAAGCTGCATGAGGATGAAGGTACTGCACGTCCAGCTGCAATTGTATGAAGAAAGAGTCAAGAATTTTACCAGCAAGCCTGAATTTGGCATTGATTTTCACATTATACTATTAGGAGCTTCAATTTAGAATTGCACCTACAAACACGTCCCTCTAAGCTAAACTTATGAGAGAAATTAGTTTATTCATAACCAGGATCGAGAATGAGCTAGATTTGCGAGCTAGGATACATAATCTGTGAAAATATACAACTTCAAAACCAAACACGTCTCTTTAAAGCTAACTGTACAAGagaaattagtttatttatagCCAGCATCAAGAAATGAGCTAAATGTGTGAGCTAGGTATACATGATCTGTAATTATACAGGACTTAATAAGTAATTCTTGTTTTGTCTTTTGGGGGAGAGGCTGCTGTCACAATTCTGTCTCACATCAGTGGCAATTACTTGAATCTGGGCCCCACCTTAAGAACTGTAATACAGGACCAACCTTCGGTTTTGCAGACAGATTGAAGAGTGGTGCTGTTTTCTCAAATGAAATCAGTTTGTATCATAAACTAGTAATTTAGCAAATTATGATGTTATAATTGCTGGATCAAAATCCAAGAATCAATTGAGACAATCaaagcgagtttgggctacAGGGACCATGATAAGATTAACAACTGtggaaatcaaaacaaaataaacataataatgGTACCGGAAACATAATGACTTTCTGAAGACTCAACATGAATGTGTGCACACAGAGGAAACCACATATCATACAGCTCCATATTGAATGACCATGATTTTTTGTTCTACTTtattccttttaaaaaataaataaataaatttcctGTACGCTGAGTTTCACTGACCTTGCCAGATTTGTGATCTGGTATTCTGAAGCTAAACACTGCTTTCGTGCTCGGCAAGATATCACTCACGGTCACTTTTGTAGACACCTGCAAAGAATTAAAAACGTAAAGTTAAAGATACAGTTGAGATCAGAAAAGAAAGACAATAGAAAACGTGAAAAGTGGAGATTTAGCCAAATATATTCACAATATGTGATGGTATCAATAAATATATGGAAAACGAGAgttatttcaaaataaaatcattacaTTAGAATAAGTATCAACTTTCACATCTACGATAGTGTTTCCACTCTTGTACAGGGTATTTATGtcaccaacaaaaatttgATCCCTCTTCAAACCATTAGCTGTAAGTCCCTGCAATATTGAATATTATAAGCCAGATTAGCCACATAACCTAGtgggaaaaataaatactattttctaaaagcaaacaaaaacatatagCATAAATGTACTTATAGAATACAGAGAATCCAGCAATACTAGGCATTTCTTAAATGCCCAGATGCCCTTCTTTTACCACCTGAAGACACTGATAAGGGTAATGCCAATTTAAGTTATAATACGTTACTAGAATGAAATAAGTGGAAAACAACACTAGATACAGTGAATTTTAGAGCTCCTGCTTGCCGGTAAGCAGAAGTGGgtgaaaataaaatgtggGTAATAACATATCTAAAGCTTCACACCAATTTAAGACAATATTACAGTAATCGCAGCAAACAGATGCTGGGAACAACCCAAATTATTTTGACCAAGAACCTACGTATTCAGGCATGCATCTGGCACTGATAAAATTTTCAGCTTTACGCATGCACTCAAACTTGTCTTAACATCAGATGGAATTGTATGTACAAAGCACCTTTTCCACTGCTACACAAATCAGCACAAATGTATCATCTTGGGGAGTTTTTTTAGCAAAGGGCATAAACTGATTAACTATTTAGATCATGTCTAATATTCTGATTGATttgtgaaaataaatattgggGGATAAGGAAGGGAATTTACTAAACAACCATGATTCTTCTTTTTACAGTGGCTAACAAGTATTGTACTTTATAGCTAAAGTTCAGAAAGTTGGTAGAAAAACAGCAAAGTTTAAATGTTTAGCTTTCCAGTAAACAAATCAAACTGGAAGAAAGAACCTAAAATGTAGAAAGTGGAATTAGATAATACCAGCCCAGTGGAGCCAACCACCGACAGAGTAAACTTCTGGTCAAAGTTGTAATCTTTGATCAAGAGATCTGCATAAAGGAAAGGAACGTTAAGAACAACTTGAACTATACTACTCGAGATAAAAATACTGCAGCTCAAAAAAAGCCAACATTTAATCATCAAACATGAAACAAGAAGGAATAAATTTTATGAGAACAACAAGCCATGTGAAAAGAATTTCTCTGCCATTATGTGGGTTCCAATTTTGGCTATTACAACACTATCTTTAAAGCTTTTCTGTCCaaattatcattcaagaaTTCAAGCcaccaaataaattaaaatacattACAAAATCCATCTAAACTTTCTTGTTAATCTTAACGCATGAAATCTGAAACTTGATACCTTTTGCTCTCTTTCCAATATCTGAAAATGGTGCTGGACTGCTGCCCATAGTTACTAAGAactgttttaaaaaaaggtgTCAATACAGATAAATTGAGAATTAGGCAAGAATGGTCCTGCCACTGgtggaaaaattaaaaattagaaaacagaaaaagcatAATTTGAGCAGTAATAAATGCAATGTATTACCCAACAGAAAGAATAATGCAATGCACGAGCAAATTACTTgtacaaatatttatttgtgttCCAACTTATCTTTGAGCATTGTGTTTTTAAGGAAAAGTTAAGCAGGGCCTTTTGGTCAtcaccaaagaaagaaaacatcttTACAATATTAGAGTACTTAACAGAGATTCTAATAGAAACATGTCACATAGTGACTTTTTCAAGACGAtgatatattaaatttttgaTGCCTCAGCATAAAGACATCATTGAATTCCTAGTTGATGACTCATTTTCAGCAAAACTATAGATGAATATATCACTAAACCGCATTTACACACACAAACGCAAAGGATGTTTGAGTTCAAAGCGAATAGAATATAATGAATACTTCTCTTCCAGACTTTACTCTAcataattttaaacaaaattctgAGATCGCAACACCCAAGTGTTATTTCATACAAACACCAGCAACCTTTGGTTATTCCGGTGCCTTAAAGCTAACTTCAAACTAACCTCCATAGTTCATCTGAGCCTAAACTTCTTATAAATCCAGTAACCCAAAAGATTTCAAGACCAAATCTGACTGATGCTACCGAGAAAACCAGCATAAGCTCCAAAGATGAAAAGGGTGATTGGGTCCACTTAAACTCGCACTATTCCCCAAAAACGTAAAAGTAAATCATCATCTAACAATATTTCAATCAAACAAACGGGAGAGCCCTTCATGGGTCATTTAGTTTTTGCTCACAAACACAGATTACCAACTCAAATTAATAAGAAAGGATCCAAAATCCGAAACACCCACATTGGTATTCTCTAACAAATCGAAGAGAACCCATatcaaataaagaaagaaattgttCGATTTGATTCTTAAGACTTTGACATGAAGCTATACATGATAAACAGAGCTAAAACCAGAttcagagagaaagagaaccaATCTTACAGAGAAGAAGATCGCCGACAAAAATCCTGAAGTGACCGCGTCAGGCGAGAGAGAGCGAAAGAGCGCTGAACAGTGAATATCTAGTGTTTATGGGTTTTGCGAGAGTGTGGTGCGCGAGAAGAGAATAAGGCCCAGGGTCAACGTCTCAAAGAGCCATCGCGGGTTCTGATATAATTACCTGTGGGTAAAAGAAAGGTCGAGATTAAAATTTGATTCTAGGCTAGCACCGCGTGGCGGAATTTAATTGGTGAGTGAGGTGGGTGGGTCAATGGGCTGTGACAAAGGAGTTTTGACTACGGCGTGGACAGGATTTACCAGAAAGACGGGAGTAAACCGATAAATGACGTCTATGCCCATACATTGGGTGGGCTGCGATTCCATTTACTGCTTTATTGCGTCACTTCGTCGGCATGGGCACTAGGAATGGCAACGAGCCGGTTCTTGCCCACATACCCgataatatatttttggggAATTCCCGTTCCAATTTCCATTCCtgttgggcttttccaaactCGTCCtaaattcctaattttttttttatcaaaaaaatatatttactttacattataacacttaaatttcacttaaaattataatttaacttAGTTATATTCAATTCAAATCTAAAATTCAAGTCATctcaatttttgaaaaaaacccCTCATATTATCCACATCAAAGtataaaattcaattcaatgtaCCTTgcttgttatattatattatatataattattaattaaaaataaatatatcacTTATTGGCCCGAATTTAGGAATGTGAATAACAATACAATCCCGGCCATCTTCAAAAACTTAATAATATGTTCAtatgttattataatttatatggtGATAAATAtctacatatttttcatattagatACAGTCTTATTTCTTGAATTatcattttttgtgtttttttctatcatttgatttttattattatttttttttggaagcaGATGCTCTATAAAATAGAAACACAAAAGATAGCAAGAAAATTATCTAAAACTCAAATGTAAAAGGCATGAATAATAGCATAATCTTTATATACAAAAATTGCGGCTTGAACCAAACGCTAGGaaacaaaagaatgaaaaaaagaggaaTCTTGGACACCTCTTTAAATTGCTCACAAGGAATATCAACAATcaccacaaaagaaaataagaaaaatataaaatataaagatatgCAAATCGAAAACCAAAGGAAAGAAGTAAAGAACACAGAGACACGTGGGTTAAGCCAAAAGCAAGCCTTAGCCCCAACACTTAGAGCAGCTCTAGTGCTGCTATTAAACTGGGAGCCCAATGCGGCTCCAGCGCAGGAAATCCAGTCCAGGTAAGGCATGGGACTTATCAGCCCGGTCCAGTTTACAGGCAAAAATTAATTGGGCTGTTGTCCGTAGGTTGCTGACGTCAATAgttga
This window encodes:
- the LOC18788716 gene encoding mitochondrial outer membrane protein porin 4, whose translation is MGSSPAPFSDIGKRAKDLLIKDYNFDQKFTLSVVGSTGLGLTANGLKRDQIFVGDINTLYKSGNTIVDVKVDTYSNVSTKVTVSDILPSTKAVFSFRIPDHKSGKLDVQYLHPHAAFDSSIGLNPTPLLELSATIGSKDLSLGGEIGFDTASSLLTKYNAGISFNKPDFSAALLLTDKGQTLKASYIHAVDSCNGTAVAAELTHRFSTFENSFTLGSSHVIDPLTVVKTRFSDNGKAGVLWQREWRPKSLVTVSAEYDSKALNASPKIGLALALKP